One part of the Actinomyces howellii genome encodes these proteins:
- a CDS encoding sugar phosphate isomerase/epimerase family protein, whose translation MELGIVTDSLAHLPLEEMLDTVASLGITAVELPTGGWSTAPHLDLDLLLADHQARRRLTAAVEERGLRICALNANGNQLHPVTGPQVDAVVRKTVELAGLLGVGTVVLMSGLPAGAPGDTTPNWVTTSWPPETRRILDYQWTQVAIPYWTDLAAHGAAHGVRFAVEMHGTQLVYNAATLLRLREEVGEIVGANLDPSHPMWMGADPLALVRALDGAIHHVHAKDTRVQHAVADVHGLLDTQGPEQAATRAWNYVTLGLGHEGGQQFWGRLLSDLRTAGYDGVLSIEHEDVVLDAVEGVAATVDLLRRVMPVAPPSWSPQDI comes from the coding sequence ATGGAACTGGGTATCGTCACCGACTCCCTGGCCCACCTGCCCCTGGAGGAGATGCTCGACACGGTCGCCTCCCTGGGCATCACCGCCGTCGAGCTGCCCACAGGGGGCTGGTCCACCGCCCCCCACCTCGATCTCGACCTCCTCCTGGCTGACCACCAGGCCCGGCGCCGCCTGACCGCGGCCGTGGAGGAGCGGGGCCTGCGCATCTGCGCCCTCAACGCCAACGGCAACCAGCTCCACCCCGTCACCGGCCCTCAGGTCGACGCCGTCGTGCGCAAGACCGTCGAGCTCGCCGGGCTGCTGGGCGTGGGCACGGTCGTGCTCATGTCCGGCCTGCCGGCCGGGGCGCCGGGAGACACGACGCCCAACTGGGTGACCACCTCCTGGCCCCCCGAGACCCGTCGGATCCTGGACTACCAGTGGACGCAGGTGGCGATCCCCTACTGGACCGACCTCGCCGCCCACGGAGCAGCGCACGGCGTGCGCTTCGCCGTCGAGATGCACGGCACCCAGCTCGTCTACAACGCAGCCACGCTCCTTCGCCTGCGCGAGGAGGTCGGCGAGATCGTGGGGGCCAACCTCGACCCCTCCCACCCGATGTGGATGGGAGCCGACCCACTCGCCCTCGTCCGGGCGCTCGACGGGGCGATCCACCACGTCCACGCCAAGGACACCCGGGTCCAGCACGCCGTCGCCGACGTCCACGGCCTGCTCGACACCCAGGGGCCCGAGCAGGCGGCGACCCGCGCCTGGAACTACGTCACCCTCGGCCTGGGCCACGAGGGCGGACAGCAGTTCTGGGGGCGGCTCCTGTCCGACCTGCGGACCGCGGGCTACGACGGGGTGCTGTCCATCGAGCACGAGGACGTCGTCCTGGACGCCGTCGAAGGGGTGGCTGCCACGGTCGACCTGCTCCGCAGGGTCATGCCCGTGGCCCCGCCGAGCTGGTCGCCCCAGGACATCTGA
- a CDS encoding glycoside hydrolase family 31 protein — protein MSFPPPAAGDAPQLAPARPETIVSGPTYRFSVLTDRLIRIEHSATGSFVDAATQLVVSRDLGPAPDFEVRRGQDRVEILTEHLHLTHIPSRGFSRSGLSVSMRSKVLNPHGGTWRPGDTWDPDEEFPSNLGGTCRTLDEVDGRARLSPGLLSVSGHAVLEDSGSLLMTAGGWVAPRPGTDPADGSHPDQDVYLFGHGQDYRGALRDFFALTGPTPLVPRTLLGNWWSRYHPYSAEEYLAVMDRFEAEGLPLSVAVIDMDWHLVDIDPAIGNGWTGYTWNRDLFPDPRAFLEALHARGMEVTLNLHPAMGVRRHEEAYAPMARALGMDPDEGADIPFNITDRDFTAAYLEHAHHPLEDEGVDFWWLDWQQGGTTDLPGLDPLWMLNHVHYLDSGRERTRTLPDGTVETWRRRPVTFSRFADASSHRTPVGFSGDTITTWESLRFQPEFTATAANIGYFWWSNDIGGHMFGDRDDEMAARWVQLGCFSPVNRLHSTASVFNSKEPWRYGRDARATMEEHLRLRHALVPYLYTWARRAAAQGVGPVRPLYHDHPWEPGAYEHRRTFLFGDLLVVPMVHPTDPVSGLTTEKAWLPEGVWFDLATGRRYEAGPGGRTLTLSRTLDRLPVLARAGSIIPLAGDLSEPAGNNPRHLRLLVVPGADGETVLEEDDASPAPGPEAVVRTRMSLTWSQERGVGLSLEQAGAQGVVPGRRTVSLELLAVREDDGTGARAALSGAGGVPGPVAVTPRGESMTLAAGLSVELGEVDLTQGVGLELEGLRLSPEEMRTGLFGILERAQMPYAVKDRCWGAVERGLRGAELLSEMRALGAPEPVLVAATEVA, from the coding sequence ATGTCCTTTCCCCCACCCGCTGCAGGTGATGCCCCGCAGCTGGCCCCCGCCCGTCCCGAGACGATCGTGTCCGGCCCGACGTACCGCTTCTCGGTCCTGACCGACCGGCTCATCCGCATCGAGCACTCGGCCACCGGGTCCTTCGTCGACGCGGCCACCCAGCTCGTCGTGTCCCGCGACCTGGGCCCCGCGCCCGACTTCGAGGTGCGTCGCGGCCAGGACCGCGTCGAGATCCTCACCGAGCACCTCCACCTCACGCACATCCCCTCGCGCGGGTTCTCCCGCTCGGGCCTGAGCGTGAGCATGCGCTCCAAGGTCCTCAACCCCCACGGCGGCACCTGGCGCCCCGGCGACACGTGGGACCCCGACGAGGAGTTCCCGTCCAACCTGGGCGGGACCTGCCGCACCCTCGACGAGGTCGACGGCCGGGCCCGCCTGTCCCCCGGACTCCTGTCGGTGTCGGGCCACGCGGTGCTCGAGGACTCCGGCTCGCTGCTCATGACCGCCGGCGGGTGGGTCGCCCCGCGCCCGGGCACCGACCCCGCCGACGGGTCGCACCCCGATCAGGACGTCTACCTCTTCGGCCACGGCCAGGACTACCGAGGCGCCCTGCGGGACTTCTTCGCCCTGACCGGCCCCACCCCGCTCGTCCCCCGCACCCTCCTGGGCAACTGGTGGAGCCGGTACCACCCCTACTCGGCCGAGGAGTACCTGGCGGTCATGGACCGCTTCGAGGCCGAGGGGCTGCCCCTGTCGGTGGCGGTTATCGACATGGACTGGCACCTGGTCGACATCGACCCGGCGATCGGCAACGGCTGGACCGGGTACACGTGGAACCGGGACCTGTTCCCCGACCCGCGGGCCTTCCTCGAGGCGCTGCACGCCCGAGGCATGGAGGTCACGCTCAACCTCCACCCCGCCATGGGCGTGCGCCGCCACGAGGAGGCCTACGCCCCCATGGCCCGCGCCCTGGGGATGGATCCGGACGAGGGCGCCGACATCCCCTTCAACATCACCGACCGGGACTTCACGGCCGCCTACCTCGAGCACGCCCACCACCCGCTCGAGGACGAGGGCGTGGACTTCTGGTGGTTGGACTGGCAGCAGGGCGGGACGACCGACCTGCCCGGGCTCGACCCGCTGTGGATGCTCAACCACGTCCACTACCTCGACTCAGGCCGCGAGCGCACCCGCACGCTGCCTGACGGCACGGTGGAGACCTGGCGCAGGCGCCCCGTCACCTTCTCCCGCTTCGCCGACGCCTCGAGCCACCGCACCCCGGTGGGCTTCTCGGGCGACACGATCACGACCTGGGAGTCCCTGCGGTTCCAGCCCGAGTTCACCGCGACGGCGGCCAACATCGGCTACTTCTGGTGGTCCAACGACATCGGTGGCCACATGTTCGGCGACCGCGACGACGAGATGGCCGCCCGCTGGGTCCAGCTCGGGTGCTTCTCCCCGGTCAACCGCCTCCACTCGACGGCCTCGGTGTTCAACTCCAAGGAGCCGTGGCGCTACGGCCGCGACGCCCGGGCTACGATGGAGGAGCACCTGCGCCTGCGCCACGCCCTCGTGCCCTACCTCTACACCTGGGCGCGGCGGGCCGCCGCCCAGGGCGTGGGGCCGGTCCGACCGCTCTACCACGACCACCCGTGGGAGCCGGGGGCCTACGAGCACCGCCGCACCTTCCTCTTCGGGGACCTGCTCGTCGTCCCCATGGTCCACCCCACCGACCCGGTCTCCGGGCTGACGACCGAGAAGGCGTGGCTGCCCGAGGGCGTGTGGTTCGACCTGGCCACCGGCCGTCGCTACGAGGCCGGCCCCGGGGGCCGGACGCTCACCCTGTCGCGCACCCTCGACCGCCTGCCGGTCCTGGCCCGGGCGGGCAGCATCATCCCGCTGGCCGGCGACCTGTCCGAGCCGGCCGGGAACAACCCCCGCCACCTGCGCCTGCTCGTCGTGCCCGGCGCTGACGGCGAGACGGTCCTGGAGGAGGACGACGCCTCGCCCGCCCCCGGGCCCGAGGCGGTGGTGCGTACCCGCATGTCCCTGACCTGGTCCCAGGAGCGGGGCGTCGGCCTGAGCCTGGAGCAGGCAGGGGCCCAGGGGGTCGTGCCCGGGCGGCGCACGGTGAGCCTCGAGCTGCTCGCCGTCCGCGAGGACGACGGCACGGGGGCCCGGGCGGCTCTCTCCGGAGCGGGCGGCGTCCCGGGGCCGGTGGCCGTGACCCCGCGCGGGGAGTCGATGACCCTGGCCGCGGGGCTGAGCGTCGAGCTCGGGGAGGTGGACCTCACCCAGGGGGTCGGGCTCGAGCTCGAGGGCCTGCGCCTGAGCCCCGAGGAGATGAGGACGGGGCTGTTCGGGATCCTGGAGCGGGCGCAGATGCCCTACGCGGTCAAGGACCGCTGCTGGGGGGCTGTCGAGCGCGGGCTGCGCGGGGCCGAGCTGCTCAGCGAGATGCGCGCCCTGGGTGCGCCCGAGCCGGTTCTGGTCGCGGCCACCGAGGTGGCCTGA